The Sylvia atricapilla isolate bSylAtr1 chromosome 9, bSylAtr1.pri, whole genome shotgun sequence genomic sequence GTTTGAGTTCAGTTACCTCACTGAGGTGACTATGACataaacaaacagcagcagaaggaaaaaaatacaaaaaattttGAACCAATTACTTCTAGACTACTTTACACTGTCATCTGTAAGAGAGGGTCAAGATAAAAAGCATCTCCTCTCCAGGACTGCTAAAAGCTTTCTTGGTACCAAGCACCAAAAGCTGAAGATTTGCTTCCCAAATACATCTTCATATTTCAGAATTAAACACACTTCTCCCCAGAGTAAGTTACTACATTTGCTACCAAACACTTGGTTTCTCTGCAACTTTGTCCAGAAGTTTCTGGCATCAACCACCATTAGAACTAAAGGAATTCTGTCTTGGTCTCAGATCAGGAGTAGGCCAATACAAACCTCAGTAGCATGTTAAAAGCTCAGAGGTGAGGGCAgacaaaataccaaaaataaatagaacaaATAGGACAACACAAAGTTGACAGGACTGAGGGACAAAGATAAATTACAGGACCTTATTTAAAAGCTGTTATCCAGCTCTAACCAGTAAAACAATTCTGTCAGAAGAGTCTGACTTCAACATGAAGAACCTCAGAGATTTCTGGACAGTACCCTGGGAACAGTGGCTCATTGTATTTATGAGCTCTATGAAGGGCAGCAAAGCAGTATTCTGTGTGCAGTTATGGATTATGTCATGTTATTGGTAGGTCCTGAATAGATGCCTTACACTGCAGCAATAAAGATTTATGGGACAGGCATAAACAAGCCTAGATATGCTGCCATCAAGGAGATTAAAAACTGGGacagaaaacacttcaaatacttcagaaaaaaatctgctttatagAGATATATTCATGCCAAAAACTtctgtcaaaacaaaaaaagcattaaaagcCAGGAAGGTTTGTCCCCTCCTACATTTAGATATGGTGgcagatttatttccttttcccagcacttGTGCATTACATCAAATGCTCTCCAATAGTTCTACTTCTCATTTTGCAGATGggaaagagattaaaaaagtaacatttatgCCACAGCAGGTTACTGCAAAAAGGCAATTAGAGATGAGAATTAGCTACAGCTTCTGTTCCAATAGTAAGACACTGCTACCTGCCATGGTCATTGCTCtgaatttaaaaggaatttgCTGCCCAGCattaatatttgcatattttatttgaataaaaacacgtgtgcaaacaaaaaaaaaatgtagttaaaTCTTAACAAATCCACATCTTGGAATTAATACTATGTATCTAGATGTAAAATTTCAGTTAATAGAAGAGATGTAAGGAACTTTTACTACCCTTTTTCTGCCCCATTTAGTCAAGCCCCAAATACAGTTTCTCCAGAGGATTAGGAGTGAATAGCCCAGAAATTCTCTCGTTTCCCACTTCATGCTAATGAATAACATATCAAAAAATAAGACTTTTAAGGCTAATATTCTCTCAATACATACGATTTTTGCTGCAGACATGCTGCATGGCCCACACTGCCCATAACTGGACACCAGGTGTCATGAAGCAGCCAAGTAGTGGAAAAAATGGATTGAAAgacctatttaaaaaaaacaaaaggagtgAAACAGTTACTTGTTTTATTACTAGATATTATTACTTCAGAGGTCATATGTCTGCTCATATATTAACTACAGGAGACATTGATAAACATTAAGAGGTTGGTCTGCTGCATCTAAAACTCATTTAAGACAACCACTTGCAAATATCAGATTAAACTAAATATGTGATATGCTTTCTTTTCCACCCCCCAAACTCCTGATTACAAGATAAGATAATAGTCACCTGTAAGCCACCATCTCACAATCTGGGGTTGGCCAATTCAAAATGGCAGCGTGCTGCAAAATACAGAACCAAGAACATTGATTGTTAAATACAAACAttgaaaaaataagagagaagaCTGTGATAAAATTCACCATCATTTCTGTACCAGCTGTTCAAGGAGAGACGTCCTCTGGCTGCGACTCAATGTCCAGGCCTGCTCTCCTCGAGAGATCAGGTGAGCAATAATCCCCGCTGCAAAGTAGCTGACTTCCACCTCCACACTGTGCAACAGTTTACTGATGTGGTCTATGAAGTCCTTCCACATTAGTTCAGAATGGAGTTCTTTAACTTCAGCTATGTTATTCTGGAATGGGGAGAtgaagaatgggaaaaaaaaaaagagaaaatgtcaaCAGGAAGAAGACGGTGTGAGGAACATGAACTTCAAACTGTACTGTGTGAGTAGACACAGGTAAACACTCAGATGAGATCTCTGTACATCCAGGTGAGCACCACGGGCCAAAATACTACTTTTGCTTTAGGGAATTTTTCTAGTCTAATGCAGAAATTTCCTTCAAAACAAAGAGGTTTTCTTGTAAGTGATTTTATGCCACTAACATGTAGATTACACGAGATCAAAGGCTGATTTTAACAGTCTCAAGCACAACATGAGACAAAAAATTCCAACAGTgcaaaattctgcatttcattgACTTTCAACCTACTTTTTGCATTTGGACTAATGTGAAGCCTCACTCTCCTTTCTTAAAAGCTCTTTTTATTTACTCTAACCATCAATTTCAATATAACTTTTGAGGAAACATAAAACAGTCCAAAAACATGTCAAATGTGAATAATACACACTACAACGATTAAagaacaacataaaaaatattagaacgtggaaaataatttttcagattaatacagggtaaaaaaaaccctttaaaaataaaaattttaaagtatatatttcagagttttttctctttttcatctcACCAGAAGTCCAAGAACTTTCTGCTGGATGGATGATTCAGATGGAAAAGACtgtgggaaaaggaaacaaaaaccaagTAAACATTTATGCGTTTTCTTGAAACAGCTTTAATTATAAACCTGTGTTGATAATCCACCACCAAGCCCCACTTCCTCACCTCTAAGACTCTCATGAAAAGTTCTAGCCCTTGGTTTTCAATAAAGTGCCGACACGTTGTTGGAGATTCATCTGTGAGGTTCCAAAGTGCACTCAGTGTGAACTTGAGGGTGGTATCTACAAGattctgatttgttttctgtttaactATTTGTAGAAGttgctggggggaaaaaaaaaatcaaaatatcaaTATATGTATTAactcctctgcttttttctaCACTAACTGGGCAATGCACAGCTGTCCTTTATATGCAGAGTAAAGACACAAACGTTTAGAGTCAAACTATACAAAATAAACCAGCTATTAAACTTTTTACCTCCCCTCTGTGTACATGGTTGCCTGCTAAaggaattcctttttttccacagtaattACATGTGTAAGGCTATTACAGATGGCACAAAGCCACCCACAGAACTCAGAACCTTTACAGCAATATTTACTTCAAATATCCTCTTTTTGAGcaataaacaataaataaacCTTAAACAATAAATTTCAAATCAAGATATGTCTATTTTACTTTGCATTAACTGTGTTGAGTTTTTTCACTTTGGCTCACTTTCTAACCAATTTTCACATGAATACATGTTAATATGTTCTTAGAATTTTATCTCCTTATGTTAACTTTGTCTCTTCAGGAACAGCATTAGTATGAACAGCTGGAGAGGATGGGAGGGCAGGAAGACATCTGACTTACCCTAACAATGAAGAGCTCTGCACCAAGTTGAGCTGTTTGCTCTGTTGAAagctggaaacaaacaaaagcagatcaactttttttttttttttttagacttcaGAAATGTTATCCTATCATCTCAAAGCTCAATTCCATACCTTGGCAGCAAGAATGGAAATTATGGCCACAGCCATCCTTTGCATGTTTTGATCTTCATGATTACACAGCCACTGCATAACAAGTTTAGCTGCTTCAAACctagaagttaaaaataaaagtgattttcataagtctcaataaaaaaaaaagatgtacaTAAACAACAGAAGTATGCTTCATATCATACAAAACAGAAAGACACAGTGAAATTGCAGATATTTGTATGAgcctctgtcagtttaaagctgTCGGGTTAGGGTGTCTTATTTCTAATTATGTATCAAAGTGCACAGGAATTGCTcccaaagaaggaagaaaaatttggCACAATCTCCTGAAACATCAGACCATCATACTTCAAAGCAGTTCAACAAAATATTTGAGTagaaaaatgtctgcaaaaagCAACCCCAGAGAAATGCTAACTTCTGTTACATGGAATTAAGGATAAATCCATCCATGTGAAGTAAACAAACACCCTGTATAGCAAAGGAATTTTTCAGACCTATACTCAATGGTATATATTTGGGTCAACAGGCCTAAAACAATATAGGCCAGATAAATTCAGTACACTGGAATGATTTAAACTGAGCACAACCGAGGCCAGAAACAAagcttctgaagaaaaacattctgcAATGCTGTAACTCATTTCAAGTGACATCTAAAAACTTGCCTGTTAAATGGGACATCCTGAAGGATTCTGTCACTGCATAGTGAAAGAAGGCAGTTCTTTTGCAGCtgtgagaaatggaaaataatctCATCATTAGAAACACGCAAATTTCAGAATACTTTCTTGTCGTTATTGCACACTACAAGGACACAAAGACTCTggcttcagaaggctgaaaacgtgacttattttcaggaaaaccttttcctttttatactCTTCTACACACACCAATTCtattggtgacaagaagacaaacttTTTCGACCACATTGGTCAAACTAGAGGGACATCAAGAGAAGCCCCTCCTAAGTCAAATATGTAAGCGTTCTTGTCATTACCAAAACATGgctcttgtttacagaaaaccccctgggaaaggaattttcagAAACCAGAACATGTCAGGCACGAACCAGAGCTACGCTTCCTTGCTACGAACATatttctgtgaggtgctggcACGTGGGGAAAGCTTAAGACCCGCAGGACAGAGActggcagggaaggcagagcagtTTTGGTACCTGCTGATGGTTTGGGAAGTGCTCCATGGCCTTGAGGAGCAGGTGAGTGACGTCTGCCAGCAGGCGCACGGGCATCCCGGCCGCCAGGTCCTGCTTGGTGAGGTTGAAGACGCAGGCGCTGGCCGCCAGCTGCACCGGCAGGTTCAGGGGGTGGTTCCTCATGCCGATCaccaccagctgcagcacaacagTGGGGCCCACGTTAGCTGCTCACACATCTGCACACAGACCCCCAGAGCAATCTGCCTCCCGCTCGAGGCTGAGACAATGACTCACGGCACCCAATTCCTGCCTCCCGCGTACTGAGTGAGAAACCCATCTGGTGTGGTTTTAGTTCTCAAGGAATAACATTTCCTCCTGCTCAGCGATTCAAAACTGGCAACTTCTACAGCCCCAAATCCTTTTGCTACGAGGTTCCTTGTAGCAACCTCTCAAAGAAGAGGCTGCACAGATTGCAAGAAATTCCTAGcaagagccaggctgggataaAATCACTGAGCCCTTCCAGAGGTGAATGAAGCAGGACAGTTTCTGCAGTGCAACGACAATGATGTAGTGCCTTATTATTTGGTGATGAGCCATTCTGAAGCACATCCTGAGCTAATGGGTCAGGACAGACTTTTTGCAGCCTCTTCCTGAATCATGTTTTTGGATATCTATGTTGATTGTGATCTCACCAGATAAACACCTAATAatagtttttttcttgttgataATTGACTGGAAAAGTCTTTTTGATATTGATGCCAGCAAATTTAAGGCCACTTGTTCAACACCAAAGAgggtaagaaaaataaaaaccatgtGTCCAACCAGTGCCTCTTTTTAGGATCCTTACAAAACTTAAACAATTTCTGCTGTTCTAGACATGGAAAGCCAATGCCTAGAATGGATTTCTAAGGAAGTTCTTGGGCTCCAGGTTACAGCCCCATACAGAACACTAACAATATCCATTTGCCCATCACCATACTGGAGGGTGACAGTAGAGAAACTGTCACTGAATTCTGTCCTTGTATTACTGTTTTGTGCACATCAGCAGAATGCACTGCTATGTTTGGTGAATAAAAGTACACAGACCTTTGATTAGAACCCCAACAGATACGATCTAATGACAGAATTCAGCATCTGAAGAGTATTTCATATCATATTCAAAgctatgtgaaaaaaataattttcatgctACTAAATTTAGTTAATTTACATTGGTACAGAACAACTTTACCTAACACAAAACACTACAGGGCATCCTCTACATCACTCTTGTTTAAAcagttctttgtttttatttaacattacaatttttatcttaaaaaacacaaccaaaaagGTAAAAGCCTATAAACTAATTTATACCAGAGTTTTGGGGATGAATGAGCTCATGAAGAACACATGAGAGCCATCAAAACTattattttacctttaaaaTTTCAGGCTTAGTTTTTTCCATTACATGTGTCAGGCTGAATAAATGAAAGAGTGCTTCTCTCACAAAGAAGGCCCGTTCACTGTAACGCTTCAGTGCCTCCGAAATCTGAGTTTCATTTGCTTCTCCTGACACCTGTGAACACAGAAATAATCTTTAGTTCAAGATGTCAacattttactttcaaagtTTCGTTCtcaaaaaatgcaaagctgCAGTTTCAAAGGCAGTGATTTGGCCAAGCCCTTCGGTAAGCAAATGACTGCCAGCCTGCTCTAGCTCCCATTTAAtgatattttctctgtttataACTGTAAGTTGTACAACTGAAGATGGTTTGTTCCTCAGTCCTACTATTTACTGAATCATTGTTGCaatctctgttttttaaaactattaGGACAGCATGCAGAACTTGTTCTACTTAACATGGCAcatacaaaaaaagcaaaatgttcaTATATGAAGTGTCACATTCTGTGCATCCTGTATTTTATTACAGGCACGGTTTTTTTGAAACTTCTGAGATCAGAAATATATTATAGTCTTGAGAGAACAGAAAGCAtcttggattttgttttatattccCTACTGATTAGAACAGG encodes the following:
- the LOC136365138 gene encoding protein zyg-11 homolog B isoform X2 — translated: MPEPFAPWNGLLNDGTVGIFRGNQMRLKRACIRKAKISAVAFRKAFCHHKLVELDATGVNADITITDIISGLGSNKWIQQNLQCLVLNSLTLSLEDPYERCFSQLSGLRALSITNVLFYNEDLADVASLPRLESLDISNTSVTDITALLTCKDRLKSLTMHHLKCLKMTTTQILDVIRELKYLNHLDISDDKQFTSDIALRLLEQRDILPNLVSLDISGRKHVTDKAVQAFILQRPTMQFVGLLATDAGYSEFLTGEGNLKVSGEANETQISEALKRYSERAFFVREALFHLFSLTHVMEKTKPEILKLVVIGMRNHPLNLPVQLAASACVFNLTKQDLAAGMPVRLLADVTHLLLKAMEHFPNHQQLQKNCLLSLCSDRILQDVPFNRFEAAKLVMQWLCNHEDQNMQRMAVAIISILAAKLSTEQTAQLGAELFIVRQLLQIVKQKTNQNLVDTTLKFTLSALWNLTDESPTTCRHFIENQGLELFMRVLESFPSESSIQQKVLGLLNNIAEVKELHSELMWKDFIDHISKLLHSVEVEVSYFAAGIIAHLISRGEQAWTLSRSQRTSLLEQLHAAILNWPTPDCEMVAYRSFNPFFPLLGCFMTPGVQLWAVWAMQHVCSKNPARYCSMLIEEGGLQHLYNIKENVHTDPHVQRIAVAILDSLEKHIMRHGRPPPCRKQQQTKPN